In one Gopherus evgoodei ecotype Sinaloan lineage chromosome 1, rGopEvg1_v1.p, whole genome shotgun sequence genomic region, the following are encoded:
- the ERP27 gene encoding endoplasmic reticulum resident protein 27 codes for MLSPDVTGDAKKPVLLRDIAATTAFISAAEVAVIGFFQELERPEVSNFHIVVGKIQEVPFGLSTNPEVLSHYNITSNTISIFRVVDDKRQDLELTDGKKTDAAKMSRFIQINELRMVTEYNPVTAIGLFNSTVQTHLLLFTDKTSQEHTERVRRYREAAELFRGKILFVLVDSNVKGNERVMSFFNLKKSQLPALAIFHTPDEQQDVLPLGEVTVEHVQDFCSGFLKRKQRKEDPSPEEKTEL; via the exons ATGCTCTCTCCAGACGTCACTGGAGACGCAAAGAAACCTGTACTTTTGAGAGATATTGCAGCCACAACAGCCTTCATCAGTGCTGCTGAGGTGGCCGTCATTGGATTCTTCCAG GAATTAGAGAGGCCAGAAGTTTCGAACTTCCACATTGTTGTAGGAAAAATCCAGGAGGTGCCGTTTGGACTCAGTACCAACCCTGAGGTCCTGTCTCATTATAACATCACGAGCAATACCATCTCCATCTTTCGTGTG GTGGACGACAAACGTCAAGATTTGGAACTCACTGATGGCAAAAAAACTGATGCCGCCAAGATGAGCCGTTTCATTCAGATCAATGAGCTGCGAATGGTGACAGAGTACAACCCTGTG ACGGCAATAGGTCTGTTCAACAGTACAGTCCAGACTCACCTCCTCCTCTTCACAGACAAGACCTCCCAGGAGCATACGGAGCGAGTGCGCAGGTACCGGGAGGCAGCGGAACTCTTCCGAGGAAAG ATTCTTTTTGTCCTGGTGGACAGCAATGTGAAGGGCAATGAGCGTGTGATGTCATTCTTCAACCTAAAGAAGTCCCAGTTGCCAGCTCTGGCTATATTCCACACGCCAGATGAGCAGCAGGATGTGCTGCCCCTGGGTGAGGTCACAGTGGAGCATGTGCAAGACTTCTGCAGTGGCTtcttaaagagaaagcaaagG AAAGAAGATCCCAGCCCAGAGGAGAAGACGGAGCTCTGA